From Oscillatoria sp. FACHB-1407:
GATGTGTTGATTGAGAAGCTCAAAGCTTTCTCGATTTTGAATGATTTCATGAGCGATCGCAGTGATTAGGCGATCGCCGACATACTCCATCACCACAGGTTGTAAACTAAACAATCCGTCGTGTTTTTCAATTAAGGAGCGTTGCCCTAGCGATTTGAGTGCATCCAAAATTTGGTGGCGAGGGGGAGGTGCGATCCAATCACTACAGAGGGTGGTCAGCGAGAGAGGTTCACGAGCAACGGCTAACCCATACAAAGCCGTTTTCTCAATGGCTGAAAGACGAGCAAAATGTTGATCCAGCAGTTCATTAATTTCTGAGGTGACTGCTGTATTTTCTTGAAGAAATTGAGAAACATCTCCATCAAACAACTCTTGAATCGTTGTCGTGACAATCTTTAGGGCTAACGGATTTCCCCCATAGCGGTAGACTAACTCGTTACTAACCGTTTCAGATCCGATCTGAATTCCTTTTGCATCGATAATCTGTTGTGCATCCTCAGGAGAGAGTCCCTTTAAGTGCAGCGATCGCACGGGTAAGGTCTCTCCTTCCATTACCCCAAATTCTTTCGGTTTCTCTCGGCTCGTCAGTAATAGACAGCTTAAGTGGTTTGTTTCCCCCATTCTCTTAAAAAACTGTCCATAATCTTCATATCCTTCACGGTACTGTCCGCTGCATTCTCCTCCTTTAAGCAGCGTTTCTGCATTGTCCAGAACGAGTAAACAGCGCATGGATCGCAAGTGTTCTAGTAGAAGTGTTAGTCGAACTTCGGTTGCATCCGGTAAGGTGAGTTGGGGCGATCGCGTGATCGTTTGCAGCAAGTCTGCCAGTAGTTCCGTTAAGGGTGGAGCGTTACGGAGCGATCGCCAGATAACACAATCAAAATCCGTCACCTGCTGAGCCAGCTTAATAGACAGATGAGTTTTACCAATTCCCCCAACCCCGAATACGCCAATCAACCGACAACGAGCCGCTATCCATTTTAGAAGAAGATCCAACTCGGTCTGGCGTCCGTAAAACACCTCTACATCAGAGGCTTCACCCCAATCGTAATAGGGGGCGATCGGCGGTGGGTTTGCCCCCCTAGCCCCCCAAATTTGGGGGAAACTTGAATTTGTAAAGTCCCCCAAGCTTGGGGGATTTAGGGGGCGCGGTGACAACGCCATCTGTCGCTCAATTACGATTCGGCAATTGATTTTAGTGACCTTCTCGCCCAACACATTCGACAGCATTTGCCAGAGATCAGGTCCGACGTGCTTCCGCAAATAATGGGCTGAATAGCCACAAGCGTCTGCAATCTGGTCATAGTTCCGTCGCTCACCTAACCAGGATGCACTTAACAGTGCCCGTTGGGCTTCCCCCAAATGGCTTCCCGTCTTGGCAAACACCAGAGCGTCTATGAATGCCAGGAAGGAGAATTCGGTGCCATCTTGCGGAGAGTTGCTCACCATTCAATCATTAAAATTGCAACGCTGCTTGTCATTCATCTTTGGAGAAACTGAGAGGACTTGAGGTATTGCATCATACATTTTTCAGTTCCAGCCATTTGCAGCACCTGGAACAAACCTGGAACTTTGATCCAAAACGTTACAAAAACAGGTTGAACTTTTGGTATCGACATCCCTTCAACCCAATCTGATAATGCGGTCACTTGCACTTTGTAAGCACTTCGTCAGCCATGATTGTTGCTAAGAGGATTCGCCCATGACTCAACATCGTTTTCCATTTACCCGTCGTCAGGTCATTCGAGGACTGCTGGCAACTGGAGCCTTTGGTGCAACCTCCCACCTGTGGACGGGTTGTTCATCTACTCCAACGGCTAGTACTGGAGAAACGACAACATCTCCTGGTAGTGCGGCAGAACCCCTGGTGATGGGATTCATTTATGTGGGTCCCAAAGACGACTATGGTTGGAACCAGGCACACGCCGAAGGAGCCTCTGGAGTGGCGAAGGTTTCTGGAGTCAAAGTCGTGGAAGAAGCCAGTGTGCCTGAGACGACTGCGGTTGCTGAAACCATGCGAGGCATGATCGTTCAAGATGGCGCGAAAGTTTTATTTCCCACCTCATTTGGTTACTTCGATCCGCATATTTTGGAGTTAGCGAAGGAATTTCCAGAGGTGCAGTTTTTCCACTGTGGCACGCTGTACGAGGAAGGCAAACATCCCGCCAACGTGGGCAGCTATTTTGGATTTATTGATCAGGCATACTACATTGCTGGAACGGTTGCCGCGCATACGTCTAAAACAGGCAAGCTGGGCTTTGTTATGGCAAAACCGATTCCTCGAATTGTGCGTACACTCAATAGCTGGATGCTAGGGGCGAAATCGGTTAATCCCAGTGCCACCACTCAACTCATCATCACAGGTGCATGGACTGACCCGGTCAAAGAAGCGGAAGCCGTGAACAGCATGGCAGATCAGGGAGTCGATGTCGTCACCTGCAACGTAGACAATGCCAAAGTCGTGATGGAGACCGCAGAAAAACGCAGCATCTTTTGCAGCGGCAATGCGGTAAACCAGTCTGCCGTAGCTCCCAAAGGGTATCTCACAGGGGCTGAATGGGATTGGACGGGGGTTTACTCTAGCTACGCCAAGATGATTCAGGAGGGCAAAACACTGATGAATGGCGGTATTCCCCACACATATTTGGGCGGCTTAAAGGATAATTTCGTCAAGCTGTCACCCTATGGAGCAGCCGTCAGTGAGACAGCCAAACAAGATGCCGAAACCGCCAAAACTGGATTGT
This genomic window contains:
- a CDS encoding BMP family ABC transporter substrate-binding protein codes for the protein MTQHRFPFTRRQVIRGLLATGAFGATSHLWTGCSSTPTASTGETTTSPGSAAEPLVMGFIYVGPKDDYGWNQAHAEGASGVAKVSGVKVVEEASVPETTAVAETMRGMIVQDGAKVLFPTSFGYFDPHILELAKEFPEVQFFHCGTLYEEGKHPANVGSYFGFIDQAYYIAGTVAAHTSKTGKLGFVMAKPIPRIVRTLNSWMLGAKSVNPSATTQLIITGAWTDPVKEAEAVNSMADQGVDVVTCNVDNAKVVMETAEKRSIFCSGNAVNQSAVAPKGYLTGAEWDWTGVYSSYAKMIQEGKTLMNGGIPHTYLGGLKDNFVKLSPYGAAVSETAKQDAETAKTGLLDGSLVVYKGELKDNTGKVVIPTGTEYKPGDPELEKMDWLVEGVIGQITA